The Ziziphus jujuba cultivar Dongzao chromosome 1, ASM3175591v1 genome segment ttttaattggtttacattaaaaatttactttctcttatttaagtttttaatattaaaaaaaaatctattttaaatttatattgttaTGTATGATTTGTCAATCTTATCTCCACACACCCAATAATAAGCATAAATTAGATAGTCTACTAGATtattactgtatatatatatatatatatatgtaagtgtTATTGGAGAAAAACCATATGCTAAATAGCAAGCGAAATATACTTGCAAGTCGtgcaatagaaaaaaaattattgttgcaTATCTTGCAACATATTGTGGCATGTATTTTACCCACCACATGtattttatctaaataaaattttaatatatcaataatttatattttattattattaacttttaaatcataaatttaaaaattaataaagaaaaaatttgacaTTAAAAACATTCAATCATTCTCGTATGAACCTGATTGTAAATCTCAGCATTGTTATTCTAACCCAGAGGCCAGAGCCGGTGGATCTCCAATATGGCGAACAATTCACTTCGGTTGACTTTGGTCGTCAAAAAGCTGAGCTAGAAGCTGAAAACCAAAGATTAAAAAACCACCCAATCCAGTTGGGCCATTTGGCTTTCTGGAATTCAAGCTCAAATTAGCCCACCCACTAAAATAACCCACCCTCTAGTGGACTAACAAATATATCTTGGGCCATTtaagcataaaaattttaaaaaataaatcttggGCCGAGAATATGTGTGATTCTCATAATAATTCAGTAAACATCCCAGCATCatcgtcccaaaaaaaaaacagaaagcattccaatataaaaacaataatccATTCTAATTCCTTTTTTAATTAGTATTCTATTTCATTCTCATGCTATTGAAAACTCTAAACATAATTCaccaaaagcaaaaaataaaaaatgactaaACATAAAgatatttcattataaaataaaggaGCAATTGTTAAGTATAAGTTTGAGTTGCTCGTAGGTGAGGCTTCCATGTGAACCAAATGCTCCAGGGGCTGTTCTGTTCATTTGCTCGGCTCTTTCTCTAATAAGTCATGCCGGCCTGCACTTTCACCAATCTAATTTTACAACATTTATATGTCCATGGCAGACTAATTGCTTGGAACTCTAAACCGACAAAGCCTCTCTCATACATCCATGTATGGATTGGCAGCAACTTGGAACAGTTTCGGCTTGCTTGTTTTACATGGGAGGAAAAATGAATATTAACTAGATacctgtttatttttttatgaacatACTTTGAAATAGAGGAGAAGAAACTTGTATGTTTTAGATATAAACAGTATATAGTACAACTAGAGGGCCATTTACCAATTTGCCACAACAAGCCTCCTTAATTTGTATGGTCGTACGGCCTCTGCCCTTGGACCCATATGCACGTGGTTATAACTTATATGTTGCCCTTATCATCCACTCCAATACATACAGTGAGGCAATTAATTAGGAGATATTTGTTGGTTaaagttttgagggaaatttaaaaaaacaaaaaatggtttGAGCAAAATTACCCAACCACAAAAGACAAGTAGAAAGGGTAACAGAGTCACTTTTTAAAGCTCTGGGCATGCTTTTATCTCCATAGACATACTAATCACAATCTACTCAATTCAATTCCCGCAAAGCAATCTCTCGATAAAAACATGCGCGGTatggattaatttaattttgcatATGCCAGCTATTTTTGTGCTTGTTTATGTatagcatatatatttttaagcctctttttttttttttaataatgtataAAACTACTTTCAatagtataaattatattgatataTGGTTAACTTATCCTTAAGACTACCCaatctttcaaaaattaaattttctttttttaaaaaaagaacttttataTGCAGAACCACTGAAATATTGTTTCCAACTTGTACTAAGAAAGTGTATTTGAGACCCATTATGTGTACACGTGATATATATTAATCATCATGTGATTGCCACGACAATTTCTGAAGTAAAACGTTTGcacaattttcaaattatataaaaccaTGGGGTactacttttaatattaattcaatTTGTCATCTAATAACATGCGTGCATGTAATTAAAGAGAACTTGGTGGATCTTATCATAGGATCGGTTTActataaaatgcatatatatatatatatatatatgctgctcctctgaattattattatttttttcttatgagAGCGCTTCTATTACACTGTTAGTTGAGAAGTTGAAACTAATTGGAAAAGATTTGATTTCCAAACTACCAGCAACCATCAATCTACTATGAAGTATGTACACCTGTAAAAGGAGGTCTCCAGAAAACGTAAGGGCATTTTGGTCATTATGAGATTTTCAACTTGTACACACAACGCAACCAGAGTATaagatataatgaaaatgagaaaCATCCAAAGCAAAACAAGTacccattttttatttcaatttttgtctCTTGTAGTCAGTCATCCATGGAGTCTCCAAACAGCCACATTATTCCTCTCCTCCTCATCTTTCTTCATGTTTTCTGGTTCACTCCCAAAGCATCTCAAGCTCTAACCAAGCAAACACCTTCCACAACCAACACAGTTTCAGCTCTTCTGGTGTTTGGAGACTCCACAGTCGACCCTGGAAATAACAACTACGTACAGACACTTTTCAAGAGCAATTTCCAGCCATATGGGAGAGATTTTATCAACCAAAGACCCACTGGCAGGTTCACCAATGGCCGACTCAGCACTGACTATATTGGTAGGTTTCTGGTTTCTTATATGTgcgtatacatatatagtttttgtTTCTTCTAAAAACATTGTAGACATAAAATTTGTCCAGAAATCATcatattatcaataataaatttacaattttttattatctataataGGATGAATTCGGATAAATTTTCTCCAGAATTTTccgaaagaaaaattatctaatatatgcttgatttaataaaaaagatttgATTATAAATATGCATGATAGCAGTGATAATGACACATgggttttttgtttaatttgtgtGTCAGCTTCATATATGGGTATCAAAGAATTTGTACCTCCATACCTGGACCCCAGTCTCAGCATCAAGGAGATGATGACAGGAGTAAGCTTTGCCTCTGCTGGCTCTGGATTTGATCCACTTACATCGGGGCTAAGTGTAAATCTCGATCTTTCTCCCttgttaaaaaattttcttattttatatttatttattttctttcatgcATCACCAATTAATCAAGTATTTCTTAGTCAGATTTTGCTCTAaattaatttagattaattagttTACTAAGGTAATTTGTATATAAGAAATGAGGGAAATATTCTCGAACTGCCTTAAAtgcttaatttataatattccaAAATTCCTCCCCATTACATATACTACCATTTTCAGAAATTCACATTTCTTAATTACACACTTGCAAGGTGACATGATAAACAGAACCGTCTCAGTTTAatatattacaataatttttatttataattaaaattttgttttatgcaaCATACAAGACAATTATTCATATTGAAATTcacaccttttttatttttttattttttttgggttttaggtGCTAGCcttgcatatatacatatatatatatatatatatatatagttaaagtTAAACAGCATGTTGTGTGAATTAAATTCATCAACAGTACAAATTAAACTTATTTCtgtgtttgataaaatattcGAAAAAATCAAGTGGGTCTCATTTAGTTACAGTTTTTTTTCTGATTTGAACTCCAGAATGTCATTCCCATACAGAAACAATTGGAATATTTCAAAGAGTACAAGAAAAGGCTAGAATCGGCCATTGGAAAGCAACAAGCTGAAAGTCACATCGAGAAGGCCATCTTCATCATTAGTGCTGGTACAAATGACTTTGTTGTCAATTATTTTACCCTACCTGTTCGAAGAAAGACTTATACCGTCTCCAACTACCAGCAATTTATCATCCAGAATCTAAAAGATTTCGTACAGGTTTGGATCTAACTCTTAACCACCTACCCTTGtagaattaattttatataaaaacacTATTTAGATGTTTGATAAAAGTACAACTGAAGctgattatttgaaaaatgtAGCAGtagtttttataaaaatttgattccaatttctaaaaaagctttaagtaatgaattaattaatataatataatattatatttattttttattctatcaaataaccatattcacattaaaacttttttataaatagaaattcaaataaaaattataatataaatcagCCACTTAAATATCTAAATAAGTGTAATGTTTATATACATGTAAACAAATAATCTGTTGGTTGCTTTggacaaaaaaaatatgaaaaatcatatattttagtgtgacatttttaccatttatcaaaacaaaaaaattttaaaatattttaagcaatattttaatttaaacatttttgaaattgagATTTGAATATGCATCATGTCCATTTtgataatgataaaatttacaacaatttaatttaataaatataaaatatttatttgtaatttttttataccttGCAACATACTttctttactaatttttttcacCACACTCAAagccgatttttttttttttttcagaataaCCATGACTAATTCTTTTAGAATTTAAGTATTACCCAACTAAgcctaaattaatttgaattccatatatatatatatatataaatgggaaGATGgtgattagaaaataaaaagaaaatatcttaATTCTTCTACAGCCAGCTTACTAAATTCTATATAACTAGATCATAGAGAACGTGGTTGTTGAAAGTgattttactaaaatatttttaattaggagATCTTTCAAGTTGGTAGAACCATTAAATATGGGAAATCAATTTGTTTACCTGTCATCCTCTGTTCGATGTAACTCATCCATGCTCTATTGCTCTTTAATTTCCTTATCGCCTGAGATTCCAAATATAATATGCATGATGGGACGGATGGGCAAGTCTCAAAACATTTGctacttttttttatgttctttcTTTAATATAGTTCTCTTGCATTGACAAAGAAATTTGTATAAGGAAACTAGAGTTTTtcactatcattattattaagtttttttttttttttaatttttaatgatggAATTGGGGAATTTGAACTTTGTTAGAGAAGGAAGGGTTGGACTGTTATAAGTTGATTTATGGTCTGAGGCTTTGAACATATTAAAATTCCCCAAAATAATATCCTTTAGTTGCCCACAACGACTTGGCATTGATGGAACAGAGTAAGAGCGTGGGCCTACATACTGGGTCACCATTAAGTTTGGGCAGGCTTCATCCGACATAAGATTAGTTAACCATCATCACGTGCCATGCTTCGTCTGTAGAATAGGAAATTGGAGTTCTCTcttttaccccccaaaaaaaaaaaaaaaaaattacaattctaTGATCAAATattacccagaaaaaaaaaaaaactctacttttctttctactttaatattttttcgtgtgcatatagtttttttatttttttatttaagggcatataaaataacttttaaattaaacaatatatatatttatttggaccacttttaatatttttaactaacCAAACGAATaaattacccccaaaaaaaaaaaaaaaaaaaagagagagaaataacCAAACGAATTTTGTGAATGTTTGCTATTCAGAGTTTATGGGCCGAAGGGGCTCGAAGGTTCGGAGTTGTTGGGCTACCACCAATGGGCTGCTTGCCAATTGTGATCACTCTTAACTCGGAGAATGCTATTCTCCGACGTGGTTGCATCGAATACTATTCCTCTGTTGCAACAAACTATAATCAAATCCTCCAAAGCCAATTGCATCTTATGCATAATGCTTTATCACTTTCTGGTGGTAGGATCTATTACATCGATGTTTATGGACCGTTGATGGAGATGATACAAGGCCAAACAAATTTTGGTAAGCTCAATTGCCTAAATCACAATTCACAACCgtttgatcttcttcttcttatctttttatttatttatttatttattggtaggTTTTGATGATGTTAATAGTGGGTGCTGCGGAACTGGATACTTGGAAGCATCATTCATGTGTAATCCAAAGTCATTTGCGTGCCCAGATGcttctaaatatgtattttggGATTCAATACACCCTACTCAAACCGCATACTACATTGTCTTTAAGGCTGTACGCCATGTCCTTGACCTTctcatcaaaaattaaaaaatcttaaGGATATTCTGTTTATTGTTTATCTAAAGGAAATAATTACAGCAGACTTCTCTCTATTCTATTATGTTTTCAAATTTGTCTATGTAATATGAGAGACTACAAATTCACCAAAAAGTTATATAATAGAGGATATATGCtgtgtattatatatgataataattttttttttttgtaatgaataatataaattagCAAAACAATCTCAAGAATGAAACACAATGGtgtgatttgatttatttattgtataaaTACCAAGTTAAATTTGGAACTACTTAATTGGGATGTTTTGGAAAAGCAGGGCTAACTACTAATAAGATATCCCTTTGAGAATCAACTAAGCTAAAAGATTTTGATTAAGAGATTCAACAGCCTCGTCTGCCAggattttatacattttttgtgTTGGATGAACAGCATCCCAGAATACATATTTTGATGGATCTTTGCAAGTACTCATCCCCCTGCAAGAATCCCCATACTCTATGGTTCCACTCCCACAGCACCCTTTTGATGTCTCTTCAAGTCCTGCATATTCCCCATTAGGATTAGTCCCTTTGtttaacttattaattaaatacttaatttttttcttttcataaaaaattaaaaaaaaaaaaagaaaaagaaaaaagaagtaacCATCATATTaagaaattgatataaaaaGGCAAAAAGAGACAGACCATATTTTTGTGGGCTGTTGACGGCATGTTGTATGATAGTGAAAGCATCAACAAAGGCAGTTCTCATCCCAATTGTGGATCGAACAGTGACCAATTCCTTTTGTATCTTTGAATTGAAAGAGAAAGCCACGTTGTTATAGGTGTCCACGCATTTACGACCGTCTCCCCAGATTGTTAGTACAAGAGGCATGCATCCCATTGGTGGCACCCCAACCACCACTAATCTTCTCCCTCCTATCCTATACATTTCCTGCAaccaaatttcaatatatatatatatatatatataatgcatatatgTTAATTAAAACACCTTACAAAAAGTTGAAACAATTGCATATTTACCCTTTAATTTGTTCTAAAATATGTAAAACTTAGACAATGGGCgattgatttattatttatttatatcttttttctcTTAGAGACATAATTATTGTATGGATAAGTGTTTTCAAGGAACTACCTAATTcattaaataagaaaacaatggcTGATCAATAATTGAAAGAGAGTGAAAATAATAACATCCCGATTGAATCTCATTTATAAGGGAATTAATTCATCAAGAGAGATGTCGACAAAGAAGTGGCCGACTTTTGGCCCCCACCCTATTTCGCGGATCAGTACTTTTCTGTAACTGTAATAAATGGACGTACGCTAAAatgatatttacatatatatatatatatatatatatatatatatatatatatatatatatatatatatatatatatatatatatatatatattatactatatattatCAACTaggtttattttaattacaatgAGATATTTTATGAACTTCAAAGATGTAATATActttttcagcaaaaaaaaaaaaagatgtaatATACTTTATATATGAGACCAATACATGTAATTCACTTCTATCAAATCATAGACAaagtttcatcttttttttttttaacaaaattattattattattattattattattattttgtatttagttGAAATTAAGCCAATAATTAACGCCAATACGTGATCGTAAAGCAtgatatataatgaaataaaaataaaagtacacACAAGGAGATTGATGAATAAACAACCTTGATGTAATTATCCACGCGAGAGACAAGGAAATTCTGATACTCTTCCACGGTGTATTCTTTGGAGCGAATTGGTTCCACGTAATAGTTTTGAAGAAAGTCATTCGTCCCCATACTCAGAACAATTATAGCATTCCTTATTATATATTCTGCCCTTTGCTCACCCACTAATTTTTGCAGTTTCACCTTGTAATGCATAAAATACTCCAGCTGCTTTGGGATAGATAATACACCCTGTTCCATTTAGCATAAAATGGACGAAATAATTCATAACTTGATCCATATTGGATTGTGTTACTTAGTTTAATTTCCAGAAATGAAAGTAGAAAAATTGGCTGTTAACTACTTAATTACCGAGAGGTTGGCGGTAAGTTCGTCGTAACCCGAAGCAGCTGATGCAAAACTAACACCATGTATCAGATTTGTCTCTTTCATATTGGAGCTGAGATATGCTGGAATTATTTTCCTATAACCAAATATTTCGTCCGctacaaaattaacataaattagAGATATATCATTTATTGTACATATATTATAGTAATAGATATATTCACAATCGCTAAATTAATTAGTTGTGTTTCCTATCTTTGGAGTACCATACATATGCATGCAGGCCAAAAAAACACTACTTTTTACCACTTGTctt includes the following:
- the LOC107410458 gene encoding GDSL esterase/lipase At5g45960 produces the protein MESPNSHIIPLLLIFLHVFWFTPKASQALTKQTPSTTNTVSALLVFGDSTVDPGNNNYVQTLFKSNFQPYGRDFINQRPTGRFTNGRLSTDYIASYMGIKEFVPPYLDPSLSIKEMMTGVSFASAGSGFDPLTSGLSNVIPIQKQLEYFKEYKKRLESAIGKQQAESHIEKAIFIISAGTNDFVVNYFTLPVRRKTYTVSNYQQFIIQNLKDFVQSLWAEGARRFGVVGLPPMGCLPIVITLNSENAILRRGCIEYYSSVATNYNQILQSQLHLMHNALSLSGGRIYYIDVYGPLMEMIQGQTNFGFDDVNSGCCGTGYLEASFMCNPKSFACPDASKYVFWDSIHPTQTAYYIVFKAVRHVLDLLIKN
- the LOC107411151 gene encoding GDSL esterase/lipase At5g45950, translating into MMEIIRVTLLGMILFLALMPILLLQALDIGQVRALAARNNVTCVLVFGDSSVDPGNNNVLHTTAKGNFLPYGKNFFGGQPTGRFSDGRLSTDFIADEIFGYRKIIPAYLSSNMKETNLIHGVSFASAASGYDELTANLSGVLSIPKQLEYFMHYKVKLQKLVGEQRAEYIIRNAIIVLSMGTNDFLQNYYVEPIRSKEYTVEEYQNFLVSRVDNYIKEMYRIGGRRLVVVGVPPMGCMPLVLTIWGDGRKCVDTYNNVAFSFNSKIQKELVTVRSTIGMRTAFVDAFTIIQHAVNSPQKYGLEETSKGCCGSGTIEYGDSCRGMSTCKDPSKYVFWDAVHPTQKMYKILADEAVESLNQNLLA